The following coding sequences are from one Pseudomonas oryzae window:
- a CDS encoding ribonucleoside-diphosphate reductase subunit alpha, which translates to MHTDTTRENQAVDASQDLAATAPGQLRVIKRNGTVVPYTDDKITVAITKAFLAVEGSAAADSSRIHDTVARLTEQVSATFKRRMPSGGTIHIEEIQDQVELALMRAGEHKVARDYVIYREARAQERKRAAAAGEVAQPHPSIRVTLANGEKTPLDLGRLQTIIAEACEGLAEVDGALIQRETLKNLYDGVSEKDVNTALVMTARTLVEREPNYSYVTARLLMDTLRAEALGFLGIAERATHHEMADFYGKALAVYVDKGVEFELLDPKLKEFDLAKLGAALDHERDQQFTYLGLQTLYDRYFLHKNDIRFELPQVFFMRVAMGLAIEEQDREARAIEFYNLLSSFDYMASTPTLFNAGTLRPQLSSCYLTTVPDDLSGIYNAIHDNAMLSKFAGGLGNDWTPVRALGSYIKGTNGKSQGVVPFLKVVNDTAVAVNQGGKRKGAVCAYLETWHLDIEEFLELRKNTGDDRRRTHDMNTANWIPDLFMKRVFEDGDWTLFSPSDVPDLHDLTGKAFEERYEYYEALTQYGKLKLHKTIKAKDLWRKMLSMLFETGHPWLTFKDPCNLRSPQQHVGVVHSSNLCTEITLNTNADEIAVCNLGSINLVNHIVDGKLDTAKLERTVKTAVRMLDNVIDINYYSVQQAQNANFKHRPVGLGIMGFQDALYLQHIAYGSEDAIAFADQSMEAISYFAIQASCDLADERGAYSSFDGSLWSQGILPIDSLDILAEQRGAKYIEVDRSSTLDWAPIRARVQKGMRNSNIMAIAPTATISNIVGVSQSIEPTYQNLYVKSNLSGEFTVINPYLVHDLKARGLWDPVMVNDLKYYDGSVQQIERIPADLKAMYATAFEVETKWIVEAASRRQKWIDQAQSLNLYIAGASGKKLDVTYRMAWFRGLKTTYYLRALAATSTEKSTITTGKLNAVSSAIDETLPSAEPKPAPVPQACSIDNPDCEACQ; encoded by the coding sequence ATGCACACCGACACCACTCGCGAGAACCAGGCCGTCGACGCCAGCCAGGATCTGGCCGCCACTGCCCCTGGCCAGCTGCGCGTGATCAAGCGTAACGGCACCGTCGTGCCCTACACCGACGACAAGATCACCGTGGCCATCACCAAGGCCTTCCTCGCCGTGGAAGGCAGCGCCGCTGCCGACTCGTCGCGCATCCACGACACCGTGGCGCGCCTGACCGAGCAGGTCAGCGCCACCTTCAAGCGCCGCATGCCGTCCGGCGGCACCATCCACATCGAGGAGATCCAGGACCAGGTCGAACTGGCCCTGATGCGCGCCGGCGAGCACAAGGTCGCCCGCGACTACGTGATCTACCGCGAAGCCCGCGCCCAGGAGCGCAAGCGCGCCGCCGCCGCCGGCGAAGTGGCCCAGCCGCACCCGAGCATCCGCGTCACCCTGGCCAACGGCGAGAAGACCCCGCTCGACCTCGGCCGCCTGCAGACCATCATCGCCGAGGCCTGCGAAGGCCTGGCCGAAGTGGACGGCGCGCTGATCCAGCGCGAGACCCTGAAGAACCTCTACGACGGCGTGTCCGAGAAGGACGTCAACACCGCCCTGGTGATGACCGCGCGCACCCTGGTCGAGCGCGAACCGAACTACAGCTACGTCACCGCCCGCCTGCTCATGGACACCCTGCGCGCCGAAGCGCTGGGCTTCCTCGGCATCGCCGAGCGCGCCACCCACCACGAGATGGCCGACTTCTACGGCAAGGCGCTGGCCGTCTACGTCGACAAGGGCGTCGAGTTCGAGCTGCTCGATCCCAAGCTGAAGGAATTCGACCTGGCCAAGCTGGGCGCCGCGCTGGATCACGAGCGCGACCAGCAGTTCACCTACCTCGGCCTGCAGACCCTCTACGACCGCTACTTCCTGCACAAGAACGACATCCGCTTCGAGCTGCCGCAGGTGTTCTTCATGCGCGTGGCCATGGGCCTGGCCATCGAGGAGCAGGACCGCGAGGCGCGCGCCATCGAGTTCTACAACCTGCTGTCGTCGTTCGACTACATGGCGTCCACCCCGACCCTGTTCAACGCCGGCACCCTGCGTCCGCAGCTGTCCAGCTGCTACCTGACCACCGTTCCGGACGACCTGTCGGGCATCTACAACGCCATCCACGACAACGCCATGCTGTCGAAATTCGCCGGCGGCCTGGGCAACGACTGGACCCCGGTGCGCGCGCTGGGCTCCTACATCAAGGGCACCAACGGCAAGAGCCAGGGCGTCGTGCCCTTCCTCAAGGTGGTCAACGACACCGCCGTGGCGGTCAACCAGGGCGGCAAGCGCAAGGGCGCGGTGTGCGCCTACCTGGAAACCTGGCACCTGGACATCGAGGAATTCCTCGAGCTGCGCAAGAACACCGGTGACGACCGCCGCCGCACCCACGACATGAACACCGCGAACTGGATTCCCGACCTGTTCATGAAGCGCGTGTTCGAGGACGGCGACTGGACCCTGTTCTCTCCGTCCGACGTGCCGGACCTGCACGACCTGACCGGCAAGGCCTTCGAGGAGCGCTACGAGTACTACGAAGCCCTGACCCAGTACGGCAAGCTCAAGCTGCACAAGACCATCAAGGCCAAGGACCTGTGGCGCAAGATGCTGTCGATGCTGTTCGAGACCGGCCACCCGTGGCTGACCTTCAAGGACCCGTGCAACCTGCGCAGCCCGCAGCAGCACGTCGGTGTCGTGCACAGCTCCAACCTGTGCACCGAGATCACCCTCAACACCAACGCCGACGAGATCGCGGTGTGCAACCTGGGTTCGATCAACCTGGTCAACCACATCGTCGATGGCAAGCTGGACACCGCCAAGCTCGAGCGCACCGTGAAGACCGCCGTGCGCATGCTGGATAACGTCATCGACATCAACTACTACAGCGTGCAGCAGGCACAGAACGCCAACTTCAAGCACCGTCCGGTGGGCCTGGGCATCATGGGCTTCCAGGACGCCCTGTACCTGCAGCACATCGCCTACGGTTCCGAAGACGCCATCGCCTTCGCCGACCAGTCGATGGAAGCCATCAGCTACTTCGCCATCCAGGCCTCCTGCGACCTGGCCGACGAGCGCGGCGCCTACTCCAGCTTCGACGGCTCGCTGTGGAGCCAGGGCATCCTGCCGATCGACTCGCTGGACATCCTCGCCGAGCAGCGTGGCGCCAAGTACATCGAGGTCGACCGCTCCAGCACCCTGGACTGGGCGCCGATCCGCGCCCGTGTGCAGAAGGGCATGCGCAACTCGAACATCATGGCCATCGCGCCGACCGCGACCATCTCCAACATCGTTGGCGTGTCGCAGTCGATCGAGCCGACCTACCAGAACCTGTACGTGAAGTCGAACCTGTCCGGCGAGTTCACCGTGATCAACCCCTACCTGGTCCACGACCTCAAGGCCCGCGGCCTGTGGGACCCGGTGATGGTCAACGACCTCAAGTACTACGACGGCTCCGTGCAGCAGATCGAACGCATCCCGGCCGACCTCAAGGCGATGTACGCCACCGCCTTCGAAGTCGAGACCAAGTGGATCGTCGAGGCCGCCAGCCGCCGCCAGAAGTGGATCGACCAGGCCCAGTCGCTCAACCTGTACATCGCCGGCGCCTCGGGCAAGAAGCTCGACGTGACCTACCGCATGGCCTGGTTCCGCGGCCTGAAGACCACCTACTACCTCCGCGCGCTGGCCGCCACCAGCACCGAGAAGTCGACCATCACCACCGGCAAGCTCAACGCGGTCAGCTCGGCCATCGACGAAACCCTGCCGAGCGCCGAGCCGAAGCCGGCCCCGGTGCCGCAGGCGTGCTCGATCGACAACCCGGACTGCGAAGCCTGCCAGTAA
- a CDS encoding ribonucleotide-diphosphate reductase subunit beta, which produces MLSWDEFDTEETVAAKPAAAASETAAPMTLDKLDSAGDAAAHDARAVTADDSAAVARAKAALNELDIREGLEDLEGAAARVRVDEKRMINCRADLNQLVPFKYDWAWQKYLDGCANHWMPQEVNMNADIALWKSQDGLTEDERRIVMRNLGFFSTADSLVANNLALAVYRLITNPECRQYILRQAFEEAIHTHAYQYCIESLGMDEGEIFNMYHEIPSVAKKASWGLKYTRSISDPQFNTGTVETDKQFLKNLIAYYCVLEGIFFYCGFTQILSMGRRNKMTGTAEQFQYILRDESMHLNFGIDMINQIKIENPHLWDAEMKDEATQMILQGTQLEIEYARDTMPRGVLGMNAAMMEDYLKFIANRRLTQIGLPEQYPGTTNPFPWMSEIMDLKKEKNFFETRVTEYQTGGALAWD; this is translated from the coding sequence ATGCTGAGCTGGGATGAATTCGATACCGAGGAAACCGTAGCCGCCAAGCCGGCCGCTGCCGCCAGCGAGACCGCTGCGCCGATGACCCTCGACAAGCTGGACAGCGCCGGCGACGCCGCCGCCCACGACGCCCGCGCCGTCACCGCCGACGACTCCGCCGCCGTGGCCCGCGCCAAGGCCGCGCTCAACGAGCTGGACATCCGCGAAGGCCTGGAAGACCTCGAAGGCGCCGCCGCCCGCGTGCGCGTCGACGAGAAGCGCATGATCAACTGCCGCGCCGACCTCAACCAGCTCGTGCCGTTCAAGTACGACTGGGCCTGGCAGAAGTACCTCGACGGCTGCGCCAACCACTGGATGCCGCAAGAGGTCAACATGAACGCGGACATCGCCCTGTGGAAGAGCCAGGACGGCCTCACCGAGGACGAGCGCCGCATCGTCATGCGCAACCTCGGCTTCTTCTCCACCGCCGACTCGCTGGTCGCCAACAACCTGGCCCTGGCCGTCTACCGCCTGATCACCAACCCCGAGTGCCGCCAGTACATCCTGCGCCAGGCATTCGAGGAAGCGATCCACACCCACGCCTACCAGTACTGCATCGAGTCGCTGGGCATGGACGAGGGCGAGATCTTCAACATGTACCACGAGATCCCGAGCGTCGCGAAGAAGGCGTCCTGGGGCCTCAAGTACACCCGCTCGATCTCCGACCCGCAGTTCAACACCGGCACCGTCGAGACCGACAAGCAGTTCCTCAAGAACCTGATCGCCTACTACTGCGTACTGGAAGGCATCTTCTTCTACTGCGGCTTCACCCAGATCCTCTCCATGGGCCGCCGCAACAAGATGACCGGCACCGCCGAGCAGTTCCAGTACATCCTGCGCGACGAGTCCATGCACCTGAACTTCGGCATCGACATGATCAACCAGATCAAGATCGAGAACCCGCACCTGTGGGACGCCGAGATGAAGGACGAGGCGACCCAGATGATCCTGCAGGGCACCCAGCTGGAAATCGAATACGCCCGCGACACCATGCCCCGCGGCGTGCTGGGCATGAACGCGGCGATGATGGAGGACTACCTCAAGTTCATAGCCAACCGCCGCCTGACCCAGATCGGCCTGCCGGAACAGTACCCGGGCACCACCAACCCGTTCCCGTGGATGAGCGAGATCATGGACCTGAAGAAGGAGAAGAACTTCTTCGAGACTCGCGTCACCGAGTACCAGACCGGTGGGGCGTTGGCCTGGGATTGA
- a CDS encoding CBASS cGAMP-activated phospholipase, translated as MTSGSFQILALSGGGYRGLYTATILAELERELGGPIARHFDLIAGTSIGGILALAIANEIPASNLVKMFVKKGTDIFKPRTRLPLFKSTFSSDELKKVISATDMLGERLLGECLHPVIIPAINYSTGKPVLFKTPHNESFRFDHLHKMVDVGLATSAAPTYFPRHFFQHNQYVDGGLFANAPGLLAVHEAETFLGADVSQLKLLSIGTMSSKFTVNPKSNRDGGAIDWGSGNPAKAAQRLFGLSISVQESLCDFMLMHRLGDRYTHIDEDLTDDRSKAVALDKADKNAQEVLRGAGLEKAKSCLGDPKFMSLFAHQAAEPKFYYGAHAQPQEECHA; from the coding sequence ATGACCAGTGGAAGCTTTCAAATTCTCGCGCTGTCCGGCGGGGGATATCGCGGACTTTATACTGCAACTATCTTGGCTGAGCTTGAGCGCGAGCTGGGTGGACCTATAGCCCGCCATTTCGACCTCATTGCCGGCACCTCTATCGGAGGGATCCTAGCCCTTGCCATTGCCAACGAGATTCCTGCCAGCAACCTGGTGAAAATGTTCGTTAAGAAGGGCACGGACATCTTCAAGCCCCGGACCCGCCTTCCCCTTTTCAAGTCAACTTTCAGCAGTGACGAACTGAAGAAGGTCATCTCGGCAACGGATATGCTGGGGGAGCGCTTGCTGGGCGAATGCCTGCACCCCGTCATCATTCCTGCCATCAACTACTCAACAGGAAAACCTGTTCTTTTCAAGACACCTCACAACGAGAGCTTCAGATTCGACCATCTCCACAAGATGGTCGATGTCGGGCTTGCAACCAGCGCCGCCCCCACCTATTTTCCCCGCCATTTCTTTCAGCACAACCAGTACGTCGATGGTGGGCTCTTCGCGAACGCGCCAGGCCTGCTGGCTGTTCATGAGGCCGAAACGTTCCTTGGCGCGGACGTCTCCCAGTTAAAGCTGCTCTCCATCGGCACGATGTCCTCCAAGTTTACAGTGAATCCCAAGAGCAACAGGGACGGCGGTGCTATCGACTGGGGCAGCGGGAACCCAGCCAAGGCGGCCCAACGGCTCTTTGGTCTGTCGATCTCGGTCCAGGAATCCTTGTGTGACTTCATGCTGATGCACCGGCTGGGTGATCGGTACACGCACATCGATGAAGACCTGACAGACGACCGTTCGAAGGCCGTCGCACTCGACAAGGCCGACAAGAATGCACAGGAGGTGCTGCGAGGGGCAGGTCTGGAGAAAGCCAAAAGCTGCCTTGGCGATCCAAAATTCATGAGCCTGTTTGCTCACCAAGCAGCAGAACCGAAGTTCTACTACGGCGCACACGCCCAGCCTCAGGAGGAGTGCCATGCTTAA
- a CDS encoding CBASS cGAMP synthase has translation MLNLTKLFYASYADTEHLHGALMPEEEQKAFLRSCRTKIKDYLKPAIAEATVSVLGMRKQVQPRFRTQGSWAYNTCIQPAHKFDQEMDLDYGVYLPVDVWQENGPPAEMAKAYFDLVESLLQILCVQEKWTLVTGDDAKDTCIRIDVASWAHIDIPLYAAPADDFEKVVEKTAMLKAQAGAMNSLNYRMGLDSAELLYAKAQTWDDLDQIMMASRTGKWIASDPETVAKWFRDQIARFGELGEQFLRVCRYVKAWRDFNWKTGGPTSVSLMIAIAQGFEGKKGRDDIALEQAATVVAQAVRDDIYEHGIDNGTEDFNILTQDKRIEAGLAADRLVSNLRSSRSAASHQGLSVLNTLRTVLGERIPFSPELIQEESPANIVRNSAPTIVAAPYVPNTSAG, from the coding sequence ATGCTTAACCTGACCAAGCTCTTCTATGCCTCCTACGCGGACACCGAGCACCTGCACGGCGCGCTCATGCCTGAGGAGGAGCAAAAGGCATTTCTGCGGTCCTGCAGGACGAAGATTAAGGACTACCTGAAGCCTGCCATTGCTGAGGCCACGGTCAGCGTGCTGGGCATGCGGAAACAGGTGCAGCCCCGATTCCGCACTCAAGGGTCTTGGGCTTACAACACCTGCATCCAACCTGCTCATAAGTTCGACCAAGAGATGGACCTTGACTACGGTGTCTATCTCCCGGTTGATGTCTGGCAGGAGAACGGCCCGCCGGCAGAGATGGCAAAAGCCTACTTTGATCTGGTCGAGTCTCTGCTACAGATACTCTGCGTCCAGGAAAAATGGACGCTGGTCACGGGTGATGACGCGAAAGACACCTGCATCCGCATCGATGTCGCAAGCTGGGCACACATCGATATTCCTCTGTATGCAGCTCCGGCCGACGATTTTGAGAAGGTGGTGGAAAAGACCGCCATGCTCAAAGCGCAAGCTGGCGCTATGAACTCGCTGAATTACCGCATGGGTTTGGATTCGGCGGAGTTGCTCTATGCCAAGGCCCAAACCTGGGATGATCTCGATCAGATCATGATGGCATCGAGAACGGGGAAATGGATCGCCTCCGATCCTGAAACCGTCGCGAAGTGGTTCCGAGATCAAATCGCACGCTTTGGCGAGCTGGGCGAGCAATTCCTCCGGGTCTGCCGCTATGTGAAGGCATGGCGGGACTTCAATTGGAAGACTGGGGGACCCACTTCTGTCTCGTTGATGATTGCCATAGCGCAGGGCTTCGAAGGCAAGAAAGGACGGGACGACATTGCCTTGGAGCAGGCTGCCACCGTCGTTGCCCAAGCTGTGCGGGACGACATCTACGAACATGGCATAGATAACGGCACAGAAGACTTCAACATACTCACTCAGGATAAACGCATCGAAGCCGGGCTGGCTGCGGATCGCCTTGTAAGCAACCTGCGCAGCTCTAGAAGCGCCGCTTCCCACCAGGGTCTGAGCGTCTTAAACACCCTGCGTACTGTGCTCGGGGAGCGGATCCCATTCTCTCCGGAGCTGATCCAGGAGGAAAGCCCTGCGAACATCGTGCGTAACTCAGCGCCGACCATCGTCGCAGCGCCCTATGTCCCTAACACATCTGCGGGCTGA
- a CDS encoding E2/UBC family protein → MHDLKFRALPTKGGCRRFVGELSCKPGDVPIELSISDWDFIEYPKISILGQPEFLPKGMAHHVTDGSFCYFAKGDVVLDRYDPAGSILLCLNQATGLLNDLITNPTRNLRDIQSEFLAYWTASSKGTVLRVGVGNITDSAQSAHIFSFAPGERLKRVISTDADSTSKMAEAWGEQANEESNSHCWVFRSSIQPPVTSALPWTIKKTLQWLKEWDPALYKRYQAALEADSKLLDIGYA, encoded by the coding sequence ATGCACGATCTGAAGTTTCGTGCATTGCCCACCAAAGGCGGCTGTCGGCGCTTTGTCGGAGAACTCTCCTGCAAACCAGGGGATGTCCCCATTGAACTCAGCATTTCCGATTGGGACTTCATTGAGTACCCCAAGATCAGTATCTTGGGGCAGCCGGAATTCCTACCGAAGGGGATGGCCCACCATGTCACCGATGGCTCATTTTGCTATTTCGCCAAAGGTGACGTCGTTCTCGACCGCTATGACCCGGCTGGCTCCATCCTACTTTGCTTGAATCAGGCCACCGGGCTGCTGAATGACCTGATTACCAACCCGACAAGAAACCTGAGGGACATCCAGTCGGAATTTCTGGCGTACTGGACCGCCTCAAGCAAGGGCACCGTCCTGCGTGTTGGCGTCGGCAATATAACCGACTCAGCCCAATCCGCCCACATCTTCTCATTTGCACCAGGGGAAAGACTCAAGAGGGTTATTTCCACCGATGCTGACTCCACATCCAAGATGGCTGAGGCGTGGGGAGAGCAAGCCAACGAGGAAAGCAATAGCCACTGCTGGGTCTTTCGTAGCAGCATCCAACCACCGGTCACTAGCGCCCTCCCCTGGACAATCAAAAAAACACTGCAGTGGCTTAAGGAATGGGATCCCGCTCTTTACAAGAGATACCAGGCAGCCCTAGAAGCCGACTCGAAGCTCCTAGACATTGGCTATGCCTAA
- a CDS encoding ThiF family adenylyltransferase → MRKKLALSRRGKYRGRALFQFLHMYGGGEKISRLHVQDLSHSFIASRNLTSSLGTALSGRKVALIGCGAIGGYLTQALSRLGAGHEGGRLELFDPQILMPENLGRHALGFKYLFKNKAEALKDEANLQLPGINVEAHALEMRSPNTLKDFDLIVNATGEETVAEMLNEAQINAGTSFPPILHVWIKGNGETVQALWTDSQEFGCFRCLRLNAEEDRMQERFPVLKGDIEKSYRACQHYTPYAVSAPISAVALATDLVVDWLRTDDPSPRFRTRSVETADVYKVKNQNIRPLDGCPACVKK, encoded by the coding sequence ATGCGAAAGAAGCTGGCCTTGTCACGTAGAGGAAAATACCGCGGTCGCGCACTTTTTCAGTTTCTGCACATGTATGGCGGAGGCGAAAAAATCAGCCGGCTGCATGTACAGGATCTCAGCCACAGTTTCATCGCCTCAAGAAACCTAACATCATCGCTGGGAACCGCTTTGTCTGGGCGAAAAGTGGCGCTGATTGGCTGCGGCGCCATAGGCGGCTATTTGACACAGGCGCTATCACGCTTGGGAGCCGGCCACGAAGGCGGAAGACTAGAGCTTTTCGACCCGCAGATCCTCATGCCTGAAAACCTAGGCAGGCATGCACTCGGCTTTAAGTATCTTTTCAAAAACAAAGCTGAGGCTCTTAAAGACGAGGCCAACCTGCAACTGCCTGGCATCAACGTCGAGGCGCATGCTCTCGAGATGCGCTCGCCAAACACCTTGAAGGACTTTGATCTCATTGTGAACGCGACGGGCGAGGAAACCGTTGCCGAGATGCTAAACGAAGCCCAAATCAATGCAGGTACCAGCTTTCCACCGATCCTCCATGTCTGGATCAAAGGTAATGGAGAAACCGTCCAAGCTCTGTGGACTGATAGCCAGGAATTTGGGTGCTTCAGATGCCTTAGACTTAACGCGGAGGAGGACCGTATGCAGGAGCGATTTCCTGTTCTCAAAGGGGATATTGAGAAGTCATACAGGGCCTGTCAACATTATACACCGTACGCAGTCTCTGCCCCTATTTCTGCGGTGGCACTGGCAACTGATCTGGTCGTCGATTGGTTGAGGACTGACGATCCAAGCCCAAGATTCAGAACCAGATCTGTCGAAACAGCCGACGTCTACAAGGTTAAAAATCAAAACATAAGGCCCCTAGATGGCTGTCCTGCATGTGTAAAGAAATAG
- a CDS encoding Mov34/MPN/PAD-1 family protein, whose amino-acid sequence MIEKSVWEFLFSHAQTTSNATEAGGILLGHRAGHHIHVTSATGPLPNDRRARLSFDRLDAGHQQIAYDAWTDSGGTIDYVGDWHTHPQQMPNPSPKDYSEWEKLTELLPTSHLFAIVGSSGNNFWLGCGTALPKILTLTKI is encoded by the coding sequence TTGATCGAGAAGTCCGTCTGGGAGTTTCTATTCTCGCATGCCCAGACAACATCCAATGCGACTGAAGCTGGAGGCATTCTGTTGGGCCACAGAGCCGGCCACCATATCCACGTAACCTCTGCAACTGGCCCTCTCCCAAATGACAGGAGAGCAAGACTTAGCTTTGATCGCTTGGATGCTGGGCATCAGCAAATTGCATACGATGCCTGGACTGATAGCGGGGGCACCATTGACTATGTAGGAGACTGGCACACCCACCCACAACAGATGCCGAATCCCTCACCAAAAGATTACTCAGAATGGGAAAAGCTGACAGAATTACTGCCGACCTCTCACCTATTCGCCATTGTAGGTTCTTCAGGAAATAATTTCTGGCTTGGATGTGGAACGGCCTTGCCAAAAATTCTCACGCTGACCAAGATATAA
- a CDS encoding DUF6035 family protein has product MFTHELAKPTDQMLLTDILDLDRGETVDPQAFLSRELALVIRDRNELAGRYARNAEVPWLVCRICGAAVMLVRTQQRCFYFRHHPDEEGKRDCPISTRGVFSANQINCMKYNAAKESLAHLRLKGIIRDSLIADDQCSEPLVERVWRGMPLAERATWRKPDVQVAHAGQRLAFEVQLSTTFLTEIVGRREFYRENGGAIIWVFQSFDPTQTRTSEEDIYYLNNRNVFIVNEASLERSREARRMALDCWHAIPHLRGRTVIDEWVRKEVFLDQLTVKTDHQLVYFYDYEARRTELEESLDLNILRKAFYDFWLEHGATDTLEADVAWQELRSRMSIAVPGAHLPTSFNSGRFHGAVSIVLSARYGRPVGYRLQSLINVTNTAFDYYKAYLLPFGWTLKSFKQDDLLAEQDTKGTWAKRRRIIRESLQNKDEAYRQDLQYSRLFAFLIPEIKDELAEARQW; this is encoded by the coding sequence ATGTTCACGCACGAATTGGCGAAACCCACAGACCAAATGCTCCTCACGGACATTCTCGACCTAGATAGGGGCGAGACGGTAGATCCACAAGCCTTTCTGAGTCGTGAATTGGCCTTGGTCATCCGAGACAGAAACGAGCTTGCCGGGCGCTACGCTCGTAACGCTGAGGTCCCTTGGCTCGTATGCCGAATTTGCGGCGCCGCCGTTATGCTCGTGCGCACTCAGCAACGGTGTTTCTATTTTCGCCATCACCCGGATGAAGAAGGTAAGCGAGACTGCCCGATTTCAACTCGCGGTGTTTTCAGTGCCAACCAAATCAACTGCATGAAGTACAACGCAGCAAAGGAAAGCCTGGCGCATCTACGGCTCAAAGGCATCATCAGAGATAGCCTAATAGCCGACGACCAATGCTCGGAACCTCTGGTCGAAAGGGTCTGGCGGGGTATGCCACTTGCAGAGCGAGCTACGTGGCGCAAGCCGGACGTTCAAGTTGCGCATGCGGGTCAACGCCTAGCGTTCGAGGTGCAGCTATCGACGACTTTCCTCACCGAAATTGTCGGTAGACGCGAGTTTTACCGGGAAAACGGAGGCGCAATAATATGGGTTTTCCAAAGCTTCGATCCGACTCAAACCCGAACATCGGAAGAAGACATCTACTATCTGAACAACCGCAACGTCTTCATCGTAAATGAGGCGTCCTTGGAGCGTTCACGAGAAGCCCGGCGCATGGCGTTGGATTGCTGGCATGCCATCCCTCACCTGAGGGGGCGAACGGTCATCGACGAGTGGGTGAGAAAAGAGGTTTTCCTCGACCAGTTGACCGTGAAAACAGATCATCAGCTCGTGTACTTCTACGACTACGAGGCGCGACGCACAGAGCTGGAGGAATCTCTGGATCTAAATATACTCCGCAAAGCCTTCTATGACTTTTGGCTAGAGCACGGAGCAACAGATACTCTGGAGGCTGATGTTGCCTGGCAGGAACTTCGGAGCCGTATGAGCATTGCAGTCCCGGGGGCTCATCTGCCGACATCGTTCAACAGTGGCAGGTTTCATGGGGCTGTCTCGATCGTCCTTAGTGCCCGATATGGCCGCCCTGTAGGCTACCGACTGCAGAGTCTGATCAATGTTACTAACACTGCATTCGATTACTACAAAGCCTACCTGCTTCCATTCGGTTGGACGCTCAAGTCATTCAAACAGGACGACCTACTAGCGGAGCAGGACACGAAAGGAACCTGGGCAAAGAGGCGAAGGATTATCCGGGAGAGCCTGCAGAACAAGGACGAGGCCTATCGACAGGACCTGCAGTACAGCCGCCTCTTTGCGTTTCTAATACCTGAGATCAAGGATGAGCTGGCAGAGGCACGACAGTGGTAA
- the tnpA gene encoding IS66-like element accessory protein TnpA, with protein sequence MQRRSYSKAFKAQVVQECSLPGNSVASVALSHGINTNVVHRWRRLAAACPSSTETLPAFLPVMLEPPAQSVVSNQAEIRIEIPHRRTTVTMHWPAADAEGCARFMRELLQ encoded by the coding sequence ATGCAGCGACGTTCTTATTCCAAGGCCTTCAAGGCGCAAGTCGTGCAGGAGTGCAGCCTGCCTGGCAACTCGGTTGCCAGCGTGGCTCTGAGCCACGGCATCAACACCAACGTGGTTCATCGATGGCGAAGACTGGCGGCGGCCTGCCCATCGTCGACCGAAACACTGCCCGCATTTCTCCCGGTGATGCTGGAGCCGCCCGCTCAATCGGTGGTTTCCAATCAGGCAGAGATCCGCATTGAGATTCCCCATCGCCGCACGACCGTGACCATGCACTGGCCGGCGGCAGATGCCGAAGGCTGTGCCCGGTTCATGCGTGAGCTTTTGCAATGA
- the tnpB gene encoding IS66 family insertion sequence element accessory protein TnpB (TnpB, as the term is used for proteins encoded by IS66 family insertion elements, is considered an accessory protein, since TnpC, encoded by a neighboring gene, is a DDE family transposase.), translated as MIRIDRIWLATEPLDMRAGTETALARVVAVFGAAQPHCAYLFANKRANRMKVLVHDGFGVWLASRRLNQGRFVWPGNWQGTQMELNPEQLQALVVGLPWQRVGAGAEIRLL; from the coding sequence ATGATCCGCATTGATCGCATCTGGCTGGCCACCGAACCTCTGGACATGCGCGCCGGAACGGAAACGGCTCTGGCCAGGGTGGTGGCGGTCTTCGGTGCGGCGCAGCCGCACTGCGCATATCTGTTCGCCAACAAGCGGGCCAACCGCATGAAGGTGCTGGTGCATGACGGCTTCGGCGTCTGGCTGGCCTCGCGCCGGCTGAATCAGGGCCGTTTTGTCTGGCCGGGCAACTGGCAGGGCACACAGATGGAGTTGAATCCCGAGCAACTTCAGGCGCTGGTGGTCGGACTGCCGTGGCAGCGGGTCGGTGCCGGAGCCGAAATCCGCCTTCTGTAG